Sequence from the Desulfitobacterium chlororespirans DSM 11544 genome:
CGGTAGGATTCACCTATGAACGGAATAACATGGGCATGATGGGTTATCCGATCCAGTAAAGCTACGGTTAGTGCATTGTCGCCAAATACCTCCCCCCAACGGCCAAATTCCAGGTTTGTGGTTATGATCAGGCTGCCACGTTCATAGCGTTCTGAGCAGAACTGGAAAAGCAAAGGACTGCCCGCGCCCAGATTAATGTAGCCCAGTTCATCGAGAA
This genomic interval carries:
- a CDS encoding ATP-binding protein; its protein translation is LDELGYINLGAGSPLLFQFCSERYERGSLIITTNLEFGRWGEVFGDNALTVALLDRITHHAHVIPFIGESYRFKQSKGNKIND